A genomic segment from Streptomyces sp. NBC_00237 encodes:
- a CDS encoding PH domain-containing protein — translation MTSTGPSSSSGGTGGSGGPDEPAYADRVFRSGAAVFWGCAMLAVAAWLCIDAIVRSPALTAWKVVAGLLFAVPLVVAFTIRPAVYAGADRLRIRNPFRTISLPWASVDAVRTGYSSEVLADGAKYQMWAVPVSLRQRKKAVRNQSRAAAHDDPAGSRTPFGRTSGAERPTVAASDQIVRDLQSLAEGQASRPSAQGKPSVRWALEIIAPCLVGLVALVVLLTTS, via the coding sequence ATGACAAGCACCGGCCCCTCTTCCTCGTCCGGCGGTACCGGCGGCTCCGGCGGTCCCGACGAGCCGGCGTACGCCGACCGCGTCTTCCGCTCCGGCGCAGCCGTCTTCTGGGGCTGCGCCATGCTCGCCGTCGCCGCCTGGCTCTGCATCGACGCGATCGTCCGGAGCCCCGCCCTCACGGCGTGGAAGGTGGTGGCCGGTCTGCTCTTCGCCGTGCCGCTGGTGGTCGCCTTCACCATCAGGCCCGCCGTGTACGCGGGTGCCGACCGGCTCCGCATCCGCAACCCGTTCCGTACGATCTCGCTGCCGTGGGCGTCGGTCGACGCGGTCCGCACCGGTTACTCCAGCGAGGTGCTGGCCGACGGGGCGAAGTACCAGATGTGGGCCGTTCCGGTGTCGCTCCGCCAGCGCAAGAAGGCCGTCCGCAACCAGTCGCGGGCCGCTGCCCACGACGACCCCGCGGGCAGCCGCACCCCGTTCGGCCGGACCTCGGGCGCGGAGCGTCCGACGGTCGCGGCGAGCGACCAGATCGTCCGCGACCTCCAGAGCCTCGCGGAGGGCCAGGCGTCCCGTCCCTCGGCGCAGGGGAAGCCGTCGGTGCGGTGGGCACTGGAGATCATCGCGCCGTGCCTGGTGGGCCTCGTGGCGTTGGTGGTACTGCTCACGACGTCGTAG
- the deoC gene encoding deoxyribose-phosphate aldolase, which produces MPTSASAPASAFVDATASDSALRRFLHGLPGVDAVGLEARAAALGTRSIKTTAKAYAIDLAISMIDLTTLEGADTPGKVRALCAKGAHPDPTDRTTPRVAAICVYPDMAATAKEALAGTGIKVASVATAFPAGRAALPIKLADVRDAVEAGADEIDMVIDRGAFLAGHYLKVYEEIVAVKAECGDKARLKVIFETGELSTYDNIRRASWLGMLAGADFIKTSTGKVAVNATPPNTLLMLEAVRDYRAQTGIQIGVKPAGGIRSTKDAIKFLVLVNETVGADWLDNHWFRFGASSLLNDLLMQRQKLSTGRYSGPDYVTVD; this is translated from the coding sequence ATGCCCACCTCTGCATCCGCTCCCGCATCCGCATTTGTCGACGCGACCGCGTCCGACAGCGCACTGCGCCGCTTCCTGCACGGGCTGCCCGGCGTCGACGCCGTCGGCCTGGAGGCCCGCGCCGCCGCGCTCGGCACGCGCTCGATCAAGACCACGGCCAAGGCGTACGCCATCGACCTGGCCATCTCGATGATCGACCTGACCACGCTCGAAGGCGCGGACACCCCGGGCAAGGTCCGGGCGCTGTGCGCCAAGGGCGCCCACCCGGACCCGACGGACCGGACGACCCCGAGGGTCGCCGCGATCTGCGTGTATCCCGACATGGCGGCCACCGCCAAGGAGGCCCTCGCCGGGACGGGGATCAAGGTGGCTTCCGTGGCCACCGCGTTCCCGGCCGGACGCGCCGCCCTGCCCATCAAGCTCGCGGACGTGCGCGACGCCGTCGAGGCGGGCGCGGACGAGATCGACATGGTGATCGACCGGGGAGCCTTCCTCGCCGGGCACTACCTCAAGGTCTACGAGGAGATCGTCGCCGTGAAGGCGGAGTGCGGGGACAAGGCCCGCCTCAAGGTCATCTTCGAGACCGGCGAGCTGTCGACGTACGACAACATCCGGCGTGCCTCCTGGCTCGGGATGCTGGCCGGTGCCGACTTCATCAAGACCTCGACGGGCAAGGTGGCCGTCAACGCCACGCCCCCCAACACCCTCCTCATGCTGGAAGCCGTACGGGACTACCGCGCGCAGACCGGCATCCAGATCGGCGTGAAGCCGGCCGGCGGCATCCGCTCCACCAAGGACGCGATCAAGTTCCTGGTGCTGGTCAACGAGACCGTGGGCGCGGACTGGCTGGACAACCACTGGTTCCGCTTCGGCGCATCCAGCCTGCTCAACGACCTGCTGATGCAGCGTCAGAAGCTCAGCACGGGCCGCTACTCCGGCCCCGACTACGTGACGGTGGACTGA
- a CDS encoding uridine kinase yields the protein MSSPPLSARVVLLAGPSGSGKSSLAARAQLPVLRLDDFYKECTDPTLPLVTGSTDIDWDSPGSWDADVAVAAIEKLCRTGRTTVPVYDIATSARVGEEALDIDRTPLFIAEGIFAADIVARCRELGVLADALCLRGRPFTTFRRRLLRDLREGRKSMPFLVRRGLRLMRAERGIVARHTELGAHPCGKHEALGRLAAAAAGRCPGANEPVRSPAEAEAA from the coding sequence GTGAGCTCTCCTCCCCTCTCCGCCCGCGTCGTCCTCCTCGCAGGTCCCTCCGGCTCCGGAAAGTCGTCCCTCGCCGCACGCGCCCAACTGCCCGTGCTGCGTCTCGACGACTTCTACAAGGAGTGCACCGATCCCACGTTGCCGCTGGTCACGGGCAGTACGGACATCGACTGGGACTCACCCGGTTCGTGGGACGCGGACGTCGCGGTGGCCGCCATCGAGAAGCTGTGCCGGACCGGCCGGACGACCGTCCCGGTGTACGACATCGCCACCAGCGCACGGGTGGGCGAAGAGGCGCTCGACATCGACCGCACGCCCCTGTTCATCGCGGAGGGCATCTTCGCGGCGGACATCGTGGCCCGCTGCCGCGAACTCGGCGTGCTCGCCGACGCGCTGTGTCTGCGCGGTCGGCCCTTCACGACGTTCCGCCGCCGCCTGCTGCGGGATCTGCGCGAGGGCCGGAAGTCGATGCCGTTCCTGGTGCGGCGCGGGCTGCGGCTGATGCGGGCCGAGCGCGGCATCGTGGCCCGGCACACGGAGCTGGGCGCGCACCCGTGCGGCAAGCACGAGGCGCTGGGCCGCCTCGCCGCTGCGGCCGCGGGGCGGTGTCCGGGTGCGAACGAGCCCGTACGGAGCCCGGCGGAGGCAGAAGCAGCCTGA